One segment of Channa argus isolate prfri chromosome 17, Channa argus male v1.0, whole genome shotgun sequence DNA contains the following:
- the LOC137102376 gene encoding leucine-rich alpha-2-glycoprotein-like codes for MNACCALAVLWLAHFFHGTMSCPALCTCFPQKAEVVCNGVPLTEFPSGGLPENTTMLTIQFTNITSISEQHLNAVPLLQELHLSSNHLHSLSSHLLRGVPHLHTLDLTENKLSHLPVDVFNHAPLRSLVLKDNLIDNADARWVPENSSLTWLDLSENRLTKIPAGFFLNMPHLENLDLSNNHLEKICNSSLNLLTKLQKLDLNNNKLDTLDESIFQNTHNLTHLFLAQNKLHTLPKDLFQKLPQLRILTLENNQLSHIPPGLLDKLHSLDEQGIDLASNPWLCNRKLEYLWSWLQKNKEKVYQPQSITCSTQLLGGRSVMSLTESELNTDSL; via the coding sequence ATGAATGCCTGTTGTGCCCTTGCCGTCCTCTGGCTGGCACATTTCTTCCATGGCACTATGTCCTGTCCGGCTTTGTGCACATGCTTCCCCCAAAAAGCTGAAGTGGTCTGCAATGGGGTTCCATTGACTGAGTTTCCTTCTGGGGGTCTCCCGGAGAACACCACTATGCTGACAATCCAGTTCACAAACATCACGTCAATCTCTGAGCAGCATTTAAACGCCGTGCCGCTGCTGCAAGAGCTCCACCTGTCCAGCAACCACCTGCACAGCCTTTCGTCACATCTTCTCAGAGGTGTTCCTCATCTCCACACTTTGGAtctcacagaaaacaaactgagcCACCTGCCTGTAGATGTCTTTAACCATGCCCCGCTCCGCAGCTTGGTGCTGAAGGACAATCTCATTGATAACGCTGATGCTAGGTGGGTTCCTGAAAACAGCAGCCTCACCTGGTTGGATTTATCTGAAAATCGTTTGACAAAGATCCCAGCTGGTTTTTTCCTGAATATGCCCCACTTGGAGAATCTGGACCTTTCCAACAACCATCTGGAGAAGATTTGTAATAGTTCTCTAAACTTGCTGACCAAACTTCAAAAGCTAGATCTAAACAATAACAAGTTAGACACGCTCGATGAATCTATATTTCAGAACACTCATAACCTCACACATTTGTTCCTCGCTCAAAATAAGCTCCACACACTTCCCAAGGACCTTTTCCAGAAGCTCCCTCAGCTCAGAATCCTAACCCTGGAAAACAACCAGCTTAGCCACATCCCTCCAGGCTTGCTTGACAAGCTGCACTCCCTGGATGAGCAGGGGATTGACCTGGCCTCCAACCCCTGGCTGTGCAATCGTAAGCTGGAGTACCTCTGGTCATGGCTACAGAAGAACAAGGAGAAGGTCTACCAGCCTCAATCCATCACATGTTCCACTCAGCTTCTGGGAGGACGATCAGTAATGTCACTGACAGAAAGTGAATTAAACACTGATTCGTTATAG
- the LOC137102374 gene encoding phospholipase A2 inhibitor beta-like, producing the protein MEKQMELYFAFKMNLWLLLIFTALAECRYQQRGARSCPDLCSCSLGPLGAEVVCSQSSLTHFPLNGLPPNITQLSIQSTSLSNITASHLSAMPLLTNLQLYRNNLTHLPSDLLTGVPHLNTLDLTGNQLSDLPPNVFSHMSIRSLILKNNLIGKAEAEWFSDNSSLTWLDLSGNCLTSVPAALLQKLLNMENLDLSHNNLQELHPEALKNLHRLESLNLAGNKLISLKPTIFTDNLKLSQLFLQENQLQELPGKLFQGLQHLKLLLLNQNLLQHLPSGLLDDRKSSFQVILTGNPWVCDEKIKYLWKWLNVHPHNVLFLEEVTCAGPEAFKHQQVVSLTDSELGFKQSDKITNE; encoded by the exons ATGGAAAAACAGATGGAGCTCTATTTTGCCTTTAAG ATGAACTTGTGGCTCCTCCTGATTTTCACGGCACTGGCTGAATGCCGTTACCAACAAAGAGGCGCCCGCTCCTGCCCAGATTTGTGCTCCTGTTCTCTTGGACCTTTAGGTGCAGAGGTGGTGTGTAGCCAAAGCTCCCTTACACATTTCCCGTTAAACGGTTTGCCTCCCAACATCACGCAACTATCCATCCAGTCCACCAGCCTAAGCAATATTACAGCCAGTCATTTAAGTGCCATGCCCCTTTTAACCAACCTCCAGCTGTATCGCAACAACCTGACGCACCTTCCCTCCGATCTACTGACTGGCGTTCCTCACCTGAACACACTGGATCTCACAGGGAATCAGCTGAGTGACCTGCCTCCAAATGTCTTCAGCCACATGTCGATCCGTAGTCTCATCCTAAAGAATAATCTGATAGGAAAAGCAGAGGCTGAGTGGTTTTCTGACAACAGCAGCCTCACCTGGCTGGACTTGTCGGGCAATTGTTTAACCAGCGTTCCAGCTGCTCTGCTTCAAAAGCTGCTCAATATGGAGAATCTAGACTTGAGTCATAACAACCTGCAAGAGCTCCATCCAGAGGCTCTGAAAAACCTGCACCGCCTAGAGTCACTGAACCTTGCAGGCAACAAATTAATCTCACTGAAACCTACAATTTTCACCGACAACTTGAAACTATCTCAGCTATTTCTGCAAGAAAATCAGCTCCAAGAGCTACCAGGGAAACTCTTTCAGGGTCTGCAACATcttaaactgctgctgcttaATCAGAATCTGCTGCAGCATCTCCCCTCAGGGCTACTAGACGATAGGAAATCCTCTTTTCAGGTGATTCTAACAGGAAACCCCTGGGTGTGTGATGAGAAGATTAAGTATTTGTGGAAGTGGCTCAATGTCCATCCtcacaatgttttgtttctggAGGAGGTGACGTGTGCAGGGCCTGAAGCTTTCAAACATCAACAAGTGGTTTCTTTAACTGACAGTGAGCTTGGTTTTAAACAATCAGACAAGATTACAAATGAGTAA